One window from the genome of Breoghania sp. L-A4 encodes:
- a CDS encoding metal ABC transporter permease: protein MTLDIFLQYDLPSILLGMLAAISCGLLGNYLVLRRQSLMGDAISHVVLPGIVVGFLLSGTTATWPMMLGAAAAAIVSVALIELIRRIGNVEPGAAMGVVFTTMFAAGVVLLEQSNTSSVHIDVEHALYGNLESAIWLSGERWSDLLDPAKLADMPPAVQRLAVVTLLIIAFVTGFFKELKITSFDPALADSLGFSSRGIGFVLVVMTAVAAVAAFDAVGSILVIAMFICPAATARLLTDSLAWQLWISAAVAASSGVLGYVLAAFGPLWLGYDASVSAAGMIALVAGAFQTMAMLFAPRYGVLTRRRGMLAQEQTDAGPASDF from the coding sequence ATGACCCTGGACATCTTCCTGCAATACGATCTCCCGTCGATCCTGCTGGGCATGCTGGCGGCGATCTCCTGCGGCCTTCTGGGCAACTATCTGGTGCTGCGCCGGCAGAGCCTTATGGGCGACGCCATAAGCCACGTGGTGCTGCCGGGCATTGTGGTGGGGTTTCTGCTCTCCGGGACCACGGCAACCTGGCCGATGATGCTCGGCGCCGCCGCCGCGGCCATTGTCTCCGTGGCGCTGATCGAACTGATACGCCGCATCGGCAACGTCGAACCGGGCGCGGCCATGGGCGTCGTCTTCACCACCATGTTCGCCGCCGGCGTCGTGCTGCTGGAGCAGAGCAACACCAGCAGCGTTCACATCGATGTGGAGCACGCGCTTTACGGCAATCTGGAAAGCGCCATCTGGTTGAGTGGCGAGCGGTGGTCGGATCTGCTTGATCCCGCGAAACTCGCCGATATGCCGCCAGCCGTGCAGCGGCTCGCCGTGGTCACGCTGCTGATCATCGCGTTCGTCACGGGGTTCTTCAAGGAACTCAAGATCACCAGCTTCGATCCCGCCCTTGCCGACAGCCTGGGGTTTTCCTCACGCGGCATCGGGTTCGTGCTTGTCGTGATGACGGCCGTGGCCGCCGTGGCGGCCTTCGATGCGGTCGGTTCGATCCTCGTCATCGCCATGTTCATCTGCCCGGCCGCCACGGCCCGGCTCTTGACCGACAGTCTGGCGTGGCAATTGTGGATCAGCGCCGCCGTTGCCGCATCAAGCGGTGTGCTGGGCTACGTTCTGGCTGCCTTCGGGCCGCTGTGGCTGGGCTATGACGCAAGCGTGTCGGCAGCGGGCATGATCGCGCTTGTCGCGGGAGCGTTCCAGACCATGGCGATGTTGTTCGCGCCGCGCTACGGGGTGTTGACGCGGCGCCGCGGCATGCTTGCGCAGGAGCAAACCGACGCAGGACCCGCATCCGACTTCTGA
- a CDS encoding substrate-binding domain-containing protein — translation MQSKTFASAVALIVAGTLSMGGAQARDQLQIVGSSTVFPFSMAVAEQFGQDSRFKIPVVESTGSGGGLKLFCSGVGEGTPDISNASRRMKTSELEACMANGVTPVEVTIGFDGIVLANSADGPAFDLTLEQIFLALAKVVPLEGKLVANPYRKWSDIDPALPGEKIEVIGPPPTSGTRDAFEELAMEAGCQAAADAQAVTIDGDGCMEMREDGVYIEAGENDTLIVHKLESNPHVLGIFGFSYLDQNSRMIKGATIGGVEPNFANIADAKYPVSRPLYFYIKKQHVGVIPGIMEYVAEFTSEAAWSYTGYLAGKGLIPLPDDKRAQSRAAAESLTAMGM, via the coding sequence ATGCAGAGCAAGACCTTCGCGAGCGCCGTGGCGCTGATCGTGGCCGGCACGTTGTCCATGGGGGGTGCCCAGGCGCGCGACCAGTTGCAGATCGTCGGATCGTCGACGGTGTTTCCGTTCTCCATGGCCGTTGCCGAGCAATTCGGCCAGGATTCCCGTTTCAAGATACCCGTCGTGGAATCGACCGGATCCGGTGGCGGGCTCAAGCTGTTTTGCAGCGGCGTCGGCGAGGGCACTCCGGATATTTCCAATGCGTCGCGGCGCATGAAGACGTCGGAACTCGAGGCCTGCATGGCCAATGGGGTGACACCGGTCGAGGTCACGATCGGGTTTGACGGCATCGTGTTGGCCAACTCGGCCGACGGGCCTGCGTTCGACTTGACGCTGGAACAGATCTTTCTGGCGCTGGCCAAGGTGGTGCCGCTTGAAGGCAAGTTGGTTGCAAATCCCTATCGCAAATGGTCCGACATCGATCCCGCCCTGCCGGGCGAGAAGATCGAGGTCATCGGTCCGCCGCCCACCTCCGGAACCCGCGACGCCTTCGAGGAATTGGCGATGGAGGCCGGCTGCCAGGCGGCGGCCGACGCGCAGGCGGTGACGATCGACGGCGATGGCTGCATGGAGATGCGTGAGGACGGCGTCTACATCGAGGCCGGCGAGAACGACACGCTGATCGTGCACAAGCTGGAATCCAATCCGCACGTCCTCGGGATATTCGGCTTTTCCTATCTCGATCAGAATTCCCGCATGATCAAGGGCGCCACGATCGGCGGCGTCGAGCCGAATTTCGCCAATATCGCCGATGCCAAGTACCCGGTGTCGCGTCCGCTCTATTTCTACATCAAGAAGCAGCACGTGGGCGTGATTCCCGGGATCATGGAATATGTTGCGGAATTCACGTCTGAAGCGGCCTGGAGCTACACCGGATATCTCGCCGGCAAGGGCCTGATTCCACTGCCGGACGATAAACGGGCCCAGTCCCGCGCGGCGGCCGAATCCCTGACTGCGATGGGCATGTAG
- the pstA gene encoding phosphate ABC transporter permease PstA — protein sequence MTDMAAMDATPAQRKPWRDIGIKRRYAAERRFKAYGLAAVLIGLGFLATLMYTVVSKGYTAFQQTEMELTIHFDKSVIDPRDKRVSDPKVLLMANYPALVVQALARELGVDPKDRTISRRLSGMISGGARTQLRDMVLENPSIIGQTRTLWILANADVDSAFKGQFDLSVDESRRKVDDLQVAWMNKLADEGTLQKRFNSGIFFNGASSRPEMAGMGVAMIGSFYMMMIVLVLALPIGVAASIYLEEFAPKNRWTDLIEVNINNLAAVPSIVYGLLGLAVFINFAGLPRSAPLVGGLVLTLMTLPTIIIATRAALKAVPPSIRAAALGIGASKMQMVFHHVLPLAAPGVLTGTIIGLAQALGETAPLLLIGMVAFVADYPGSPLQPATALPVQIFMWANEAERAFVERTSGAIIILLMFLAVMNITAILLRRRFERRW from the coding sequence ATGACGGACATGGCCGCGATGGACGCGACTCCCGCGCAGCGCAAGCCGTGGCGCGACATCGGCATCAAGCGCCGTTACGCCGCCGAACGCCGCTTCAAGGCCTATGGTCTGGCCGCCGTTCTCATCGGCCTGGGGTTCCTGGCGACGCTGATGTATACGGTCGTCTCGAAGGGCTACACCGCCTTTCAGCAGACGGAAATGGAGCTCACGATCCATTTCGACAAGTCGGTGATCGATCCGCGCGACAAACGCGTGAGTGATCCCAAGGTGCTGCTGATGGCCAACTATCCGGCGCTTGTTGTGCAGGCGCTGGCCCGTGAACTCGGCGTGGATCCCAAGGACCGCACGATCTCGCGGCGCCTGTCGGGCATGATCTCCGGCGGTGCCCGCACGCAGTTGCGCGACATGGTGCTCGAAAATCCCTCGATCATCGGGCAGACGCGCACACTGTGGATTCTCGCCAACGCGGATGTCGATTCCGCCTTCAAGGGCCAGTTCGACCTCTCGGTCGACGAGTCGCGGCGCAAGGTGGATGATCTTCAGGTCGCCTGGATGAACAAGCTCGCCGATGAGGGAACCCTTCAGAAGCGGTTCAACTCCGGCATCTTCTTCAACGGCGCATCAAGCCGGCCCGAGATGGCCGGAATGGGCGTTGCGATGATCGGTTCGTTCTACATGATGATGATCGTTCTGGTTCTGGCCCTGCCGATCGGCGTCGCCGCCTCGATCTATCTGGAGGAATTCGCGCCGAAGAACCGCTGGACCGACCTGATCGAGGTCAACATCAACAACCTCGCGGCGGTGCCCTCGATCGTCTACGGCCTGCTCGGTCTGGCGGTGTTCATCAATTTCGCCGGTCTGCCGCGCTCGGCTCCGCTGGTCGGCGGCCTGGTGCTGACGCTGATGACCCTGCCGACGATCATCATCGCCACGCGCGCCGCGCTGAAGGCTGTGCCGCCGTCGATCCGCGCCGCCGCCCTGGGGATCGGCGCCTCCAAGATGCAGATGGTGTTTCACCATGTGCTGCCGCTGGCCGCCCCCGGCGTGCTGACCGGCACGATTATCGGGCTGGCGCAGGCGCTCGGCGAGACGGCGCCGCTGCTGCTGATCGGCATGGTGGCCTTCGTCGCGGACTATCCGGGATCTCCGCTTCAGCCCGCCACCGCCTTGCCGGTGCAGATCTTCATGTGGGCCAACGAGGCGGAGCGCGCCTTCGTCGAGCGCACATCGGGCGCGATCATCATTCTGTTGATGTTCCTTGCGGTCATGAACATTACCGCCATCCTGTTGAGGCGCCGGTTCGAGCGCAGATGGTAA
- a CDS encoding ATP-binding protein, whose product MTDDVNRTNGERREQGGWHATWRRLEHQRWLLACVAALLTAAVSLHEVPPRHALMALGVIVLVAAFAPQRRRAMKLSTNAPSKGFVWPETGMKVIVDALPHPCFIVDRRGVTRYMNALAAKRFGTITPGDPLSFALRAPSLLEGLDRVSGGGATERIAWTEKVPTESWYEAHMAPMRLPSSPLRDGGKPDFVLVSVLDLTEQHRLERMRADFVANASHELRTPLASLTGFIETLQGPARDDPAARERFLKIMLEQAERMARLIDDLLSLSRIELKANLRPDARVDLNDVARSVIDAMTPLARELGVRLEVNLPSTPMLAAGERDELVQVLGNLTENALKYGADGERVEISARHAPAPNGPGEWLLTVRDWGPGIASKHLPRLTERFYRVDDAMSREMKGTGLGLAIVKHILNRHRARLEIVSTPGSGAAFTVHIKAVEDTGSQPVS is encoded by the coding sequence ATGACCGACGACGTGAACAGGACGAACGGGGAGCGGCGCGAACAGGGCGGCTGGCACGCCACATGGCGGCGGCTGGAGCATCAGCGCTGGCTGCTGGCCTGTGTCGCCGCGCTGCTGACAGCGGCTGTCAGTCTGCATGAGGTGCCGCCGCGCCACGCCTTGATGGCTCTGGGTGTGATCGTGCTCGTCGCGGCGTTCGCGCCCCAGCGCCGCCGCGCGATGAAGCTCTCGACGAATGCGCCGAGCAAGGGTTTCGTTTGGCCGGAAACCGGAATGAAGGTGATCGTCGACGCTCTGCCGCATCCCTGTTTCATCGTCGATCGTCGCGGTGTCACACGCTATATGAACGCTCTCGCGGCGAAACGCTTCGGTACGATCACGCCGGGGGATCCGCTGTCGTTCGCCTTGCGCGCGCCGTCTCTTCTGGAGGGCCTGGACCGGGTGAGCGGCGGCGGCGCGACGGAGCGCATCGCCTGGACCGAGAAGGTGCCCACCGAGTCCTGGTACGAGGCGCACATGGCGCCGATGCGGTTGCCATCGAGCCCGCTGCGCGACGGCGGCAAGCCGGACTTCGTGCTGGTGTCCGTGCTGGATCTGACCGAACAGCATCGCCTGGAACGCATGCGGGCGGATTTCGTGGCCAATGCAAGTCATGAACTGCGCACGCCGCTGGCCTCGCTCACCGGCTTCATCGAGACCCTCCAGGGTCCCGCGCGCGATGATCCCGCGGCGCGCGAGCGTTTTCTCAAGATCATGCTCGAGCAGGCCGAGCGCATGGCGCGGCTGATCGACGATCTGCTGTCGCTGTCGCGAATCGAGCTGAAGGCGAATTTGCGGCCTGATGCGCGCGTCGATCTCAACGATGTCGCGCGCAGCGTGATCGACGCCATGACGCCGCTGGCGCGTGAGTTGGGCGTGCGTCTCGAGGTCAATCTGCCGAGCACGCCGATGCTGGCGGCGGGCGAACGCGACGAACTCGTGCAGGTGCTCGGGAACTTGACGGAAAACGCCCTCAAATACGGCGCTGACGGCGAACGCGTGGAGATTTCCGCCCGTCATGCGCCCGCGCCCAACGGGCCTGGCGAGTGGCTGCTGACCGTGCGCGATTGGGGTCCGGGGATCGCCTCAAAGCATCTTCCGCGCCTGACGGAGCGCTTTTATCGGGTCGATGACGCGATGAGCCGGGAAATGAAGGGCACCGGGCTTGGGCTCGCCATCGTCAAGCACATTCTCAACCGCCACCGCGCGCGGCTCGAGATTGTCAGCACTCCGGGCAGCGGGGCCGCCTTCACGGTTCACATCAAGGCCGTCGAGGATACCGGCTCCCAGCCTGTCTCCTGA
- a CDS encoding metal ABC transporter permease, which translates to MPAILQALFLSAGYNTTLVCVGAGLLGAAAGAIGVFVLLRKRSLLADAMSHATLPGVAIGFMAGVALFGDGRNLPLMLMGAAMSAGLGVLAVDWIRNNTRLSEDTAIGTVLSTFFALGMVLLTVIQEMDVSGQAGLEGFLLGATAGMLKGEALMIAAAAACVALAALAFMKQFSLVCFDADYAQARGWSVRRIDLLMLGLLLAVVVIGLKTVGLVLIIALAIIPPVAARFWTDRLPAMVAISSGIGAAGSYVGAAISSIAPNLPTGGVIVLVLFFLFLVSMLVSPVYGLVAAILRHRRFQRVVHERQGLLALARGEPVFDPLTIRVLGRRGFLRGDGSPTPEGLSAGGRMSRDQALWNRYREDYPEDAHALADWSLKPIDDVLPRDLVSELEHKLAPAAAGAPGPRGPRGGALA; encoded by the coding sequence ATGCCCGCCATCCTGCAAGCACTTTTTCTGTCCGCCGGTTACAACACGACGCTCGTCTGCGTTGGCGCGGGGCTTCTGGGCGCCGCCGCCGGCGCCATTGGCGTGTTCGTTCTGTTGCGCAAGCGTTCGCTGCTGGCGGACGCCATGAGCCATGCGACGCTGCCCGGCGTGGCCATCGGCTTCATGGCCGGTGTCGCGCTGTTCGGCGACGGCCGGAACTTGCCCCTGATGCTGATGGGCGCCGCAATGAGCGCCGGTCTCGGGGTTCTGGCGGTCGATTGGATCCGCAACAACACGCGTCTGAGCGAGGACACGGCGATCGGCACCGTGCTGTCGACTTTCTTCGCGCTCGGCATGGTGCTGCTGACGGTCATCCAGGAGATGGACGTCTCCGGCCAGGCGGGGCTGGAGGGCTTTCTGCTGGGGGCGACGGCCGGCATGCTGAAGGGCGAGGCGCTGATGATCGCCGCCGCGGCGGCCTGCGTGGCACTGGCGGCGCTGGCCTTCATGAAGCAGTTCAGTCTGGTCTGTTTCGATGCCGACTATGCGCAGGCGCGCGGCTGGTCCGTGCGCCGGATCGATCTGCTCATGCTGGGTCTGCTGCTCGCCGTCGTCGTCATCGGGCTGAAAACCGTGGGCCTGGTGCTGATCATCGCGCTGGCGATCATTCCGCCTGTCGCGGCGCGCTTCTGGACCGACCGGCTGCCCGCGATGGTGGCGATCTCATCCGGTATCGGCGCGGCGGGCAGCTATGTGGGGGCCGCGATCTCATCAATCGCGCCGAACCTGCCCACAGGCGGCGTCATCGTCCTGGTGCTGTTTTTCCTGTTCCTCGTCTCAATGCTGGTTTCTCCCGTCTACGGATTGGTCGCCGCAATTCTGCGTCATCGCCGCTTTCAGCGCGTGGTGCACGAGCGTCAGGGGCTGCTGGCGCTTGCGCGCGGCGAGCCGGTGTTCGATCCGCTGACCATTCGCGTTCTGGGCCGGCGCGGCTTTCTGCGCGGCGACGGCAGCCCGACGCCGGAAGGCTTGTCCGCCGGCGGCCGCATGAGCCGCGATCAGGCGCTGTGGAACCGGTACCGGGAGGACTATCCCGAAGACGCGCACGCGCTTGCGGACTGGTCGCTGAAGCCCATTGACGACGTGCTGCCGCGCGATCTCGTCAGCGAGCTGGAACACAAGCTGGCGCCCGCGGCGGCGGGTGCGCCCGGCCCGCGCGGACCGAGGGGAGGAGCGTTGGCATGA
- a CDS encoding substrate-binding domain-containing protein — protein sequence MISAAGQAQARDQVQIAGSSTVLPYAKIVAENFGETFSDFKTPVVESGGSSAGLKEFCKGVGPDTIDVANASRRIKDSEVEACKAAGVTDIQEIRIGYDGIVFATDVNGPDFALEPVDLYKGLAAKVVVDGKLVDNPYTMWNEVNPDFPAWKIAAFIPGEKHGTREVFEEKVLAAGCEVAGDLEVRIASGMDKKAAGKDCMAVRKDGMAVDIDGDYTETLARIDANKTGMGVFGLSFYENNADKLKVATMSGVTPTVETIAKGEYPVSRPLQFYVKKAHLGVIPGLKEYVEFFISEQMTGPDSPLANYGLVPAPDAEREATRNDFEAGKTM from the coding sequence ATGATCTCCGCCGCCGGCCAGGCCCAGGCGCGCGACCAGGTCCAGATCGCCGGTTCGTCGACCGTGCTCCCGTATGCCAAGATCGTTGCCGAGAATTTCGGCGAGACCTTTTCCGACTTCAAGACGCCGGTCGTTGAATCCGGTGGTTCGTCGGCTGGCCTGAAGGAATTCTGCAAGGGCGTCGGCCCCGACACCATCGACGTCGCGAATGCCTCGCGCCGCATCAAGGACAGCGAAGTCGAAGCGTGCAAGGCTGCCGGCGTGACCGACATCCAGGAAATCCGCATCGGCTATGACGGCATCGTCTTCGCCACGGACGTGAACGGCCCGGACTTCGCCCTCGAGCCGGTTGATCTCTACAAGGGTCTGGCGGCCAAGGTCGTCGTCGACGGCAAGCTGGTCGACAACCCCTACACGATGTGGAACGAAGTGAACCCGGATTTCCCGGCCTGGAAAATCGCGGCCTTCATTCCCGGCGAAAAGCACGGCACCCGTGAAGTCTTCGAAGAGAAGGTTCTCGCGGCAGGTTGTGAAGTGGCCGGTGATCTGGAAGTCCGCATTGCTTCCGGAATGGACAAGAAGGCTGCCGGCAAGGATTGCATGGCGGTCCGCAAGGACGGCATGGCTGTCGACATTGACGGCGACTACACCGAGACGCTGGCGCGCATCGACGCCAACAAGACCGGCATGGGCGTGTTCGGCCTGTCGTTCTACGAGAACAACGCCGACAAGCTGAAGGTCGCCACGATGAGCGGCGTCACGCCGACGGTCGAGACGATCGCCAAGGGCGAATATCCGGTGTCGCGTCCGCTGCAGTTCTACGTCAAGAAGGCTCACCTGGGCGTGATCCCGGGCCTCAAGGAATACGTGGAGTTCTTCATCTCCGAGCAGATGACCGGTCCGGACTCCCCGCTCGCCAACTATGGCCTCGTCCCGGCCCCCGATGCCGAGCGTGAAGCCACGCGCAACGACTTCGAAGCCGGCAAGACCATGTAA
- a CDS encoding LysR substrate-binding domain-containing protein, whose protein sequence is MSLTYAQIRAFNAVVREGSFTNAAKQLGVSQPAVTAQIKAIEDTYGVRLFERSSKTLTLSDLALALFATTEMVDDVERDAEEILAAYHDLDKGEIRVISAAPRITMELLSEFHERYPSVRIIANFGNGSQVLQAIEKRKADVAILMESPQAERFVSVPFRAHRLMAMVPEHHPLAGRRSIALKDLIGHSVIFRTGASVGQRLLDEALQAQGITIVPSLILETREAVLEGVNCGIGIGFIFEGGSSRANGVKRIPIDDLTTAMVENVFCLEIQSRRRVIEAFLQVARDLSSAGSAPPAAAAS, encoded by the coding sequence ATGTCCCTCACATACGCCCAGATACGCGCCTTTAACGCCGTCGTGCGGGAGGGAAGCTTCACCAATGCCGCGAAGCAACTCGGCGTGTCGCAGCCGGCTGTAACCGCCCAGATCAAGGCGATCGAAGACACCTATGGGGTGCGGCTGTTCGAACGCAGTTCCAAGACGCTGACGTTGAGCGATCTGGCTCTGGCGCTGTTTGCGACCACCGAGATGGTCGACGACGTTGAGCGTGACGCAGAGGAGATCCTCGCGGCCTATCATGATCTCGACAAGGGCGAGATTCGTGTGATCAGCGCCGCGCCGCGGATCACCATGGAATTGCTCAGCGAGTTTCATGAGCGTTATCCCAGCGTGCGTATCATCGCCAATTTTGGCAACGGATCCCAAGTTCTCCAGGCCATTGAGAAGCGCAAGGCCGATGTCGCGATCCTGATGGAAAGTCCCCAGGCGGAGCGGTTTGTATCGGTGCCCTTTCGCGCCCACCGTCTGATGGCGATGGTGCCGGAGCATCATCCGCTGGCCGGCCGTCGGTCGATCGCGCTCAAAGATCTGATCGGCCACTCGGTGATTTTCCGGACCGGAGCGTCGGTTGGCCAGCGGCTGCTCGACGAGGCGCTGCAGGCGCAGGGCATCACTATCGTCCCCTCTTTGATCCTGGAGACGCGCGAGGCGGTGCTCGAAGGGGTGAATTGCGGCATTGGTATCGGGTTCATCTTTGAAGGCGGCAGCTCGCGCGCCAACGGTGTGAAACGGATTCCGATCGACGATCTCACGACTGCGATGGTCGAGAACGTCTTTTGCCTCGAGATTCAGTCGCGCCGCAGGGTGATCGAGGCCTTCCTGCAGGTTGCCCGCGATTTGAGCAGTGCGGGCAGTGCGCCGCCGGCCGCGGCTGCTTCGTGA
- a CDS encoding metal ABC transporter ATP-binding protein: MNEALHVVADHGQRVAQLDPASPLAVSGLTVAYHRKPVLWNVSFTATDGKLIAIVGPNGAGKSTFLKAALGLIPRLAGEVAVFGESVSRQRRLIGYVPQRSSVDWDFPATALDVVTMGLYGEIGWFRWPGRRHRDRARGYLDQVGMADFADRQIGQLSGGQQQRVFLSRALAQGASIYLMDEPFAGVDAATERAIVDVMRLLIDAGKTVLVVHHDLETVPLYFDEVLILNGQAIASGPVADVFTAENLQKAYGGRLAGSQLLALEEASLR, encoded by the coding sequence ATGAATGAAGCCCTGCATGTCGTTGCCGACCACGGTCAGCGTGTCGCGCAACTCGACCCGGCGAGTCCGCTTGCGGTCAGTGGCCTGACGGTTGCCTATCACCGCAAGCCGGTGCTGTGGAACGTGTCGTTCACGGCCACCGACGGCAAGCTGATCGCGATTGTCGGCCCCAACGGCGCGGGAAAGTCGACGTTCCTCAAGGCGGCGTTGGGACTGATTCCGCGTCTTGCCGGTGAAGTTGCCGTCTTTGGCGAGTCGGTTTCCCGCCAGCGGCGGCTGATCGGCTATGTGCCGCAGCGCTCCTCCGTCGACTGGGATTTTCCCGCGACCGCACTCGATGTGGTTACCATGGGCCTTTATGGCGAGATCGGCTGGTTCCGCTGGCCGGGCCGCCGGCATCGCGACCGCGCGCGTGGCTATCTCGATCAGGTCGGCATGGCGGATTTCGCGGACCGGCAGATCGGCCAGCTCTCCGGCGGTCAGCAGCAGCGGGTCTTTCTCTCGCGCGCGCTGGCGCAGGGCGCCTCGATCTACCTGATGGACGAGCCCTTCGCCGGCGTCGACGCGGCCACCGAGCGCGCCATCGTCGACGTGATGCGGCTTCTGATCGACGCGGGAAAGACGGTTCTCGTGGTGCATCACGATCTGGAAACCGTGCCGCTCTATTTCGACGAGGTGCTCATTCTCAACGGGCAGGCCATCGCGTCAGGCCCGGTGGCCGACGTCTTTACGGCCGAGAACCTGCAGAAAGCCTACGGCGGACGCCTAGCGGGCAGCCAGCTTCTGGCGCTTGAGGAGGCGTCGCTGCGTTAA
- the pstC gene encoding phosphate ABC transporter permease subunit PstC: MTTTTLLTIVLALAAAAFVLGRFIAMRRVNGNARLLHSREGYYGAYAMLWTALPGIAMLAAWLVISPIVVHQAVRDSFPEAVKSTESESTQRLSMGMVESIARGLRLLNETETTRIRAGFSAVRPMLADKGVPLAGDGEDYMIVSAVKLNALSDVSQMWMSIVVIALSGLGMAYSLWRIRPAVRARNTVERAILVALISASAIAILTTIGIVLSMLSETIQFFSSVPPMEFFFGTVWDPRFAATVGTTSTDGQFGLIPLLAGTIYIAVVAMLFAVPIGLFAATYMAEYAGSKFRATAKPLIEVLAGIPTIVYGFFALVTVGPLLRDLSAELNGLVTGNVSSFIQAQSVLTAGVVMGIMLIPFVSSLSDDIITAVPRSMRDGSLGLGATRSETMRRVILPAALPGIVGALLLTASRAVGETMIVVLAAGVAARLSINPFEPMTTVTVKIVNQLTGDLEFDTPQTLVAFALGLTLFVMTLGLNIYALYIVRKYREQYE; encoded by the coding sequence ATGACCACGACGACCCTCCTGACGATCGTTCTGGCCCTCGCCGCCGCCGCCTTCGTGCTTGGCCGGTTTATCGCGATGCGGCGTGTCAACGGCAATGCACGGCTCCTGCATTCCCGCGAAGGCTACTATGGCGCCTACGCCATGCTGTGGACCGCGCTGCCGGGTATTGCGATGCTTGCCGCCTGGCTTGTGATCTCGCCGATCGTGGTTCACCAGGCCGTTCGCGACAGTTTTCCCGAAGCGGTGAAATCGACGGAATCGGAATCGACGCAGCGTCTGTCCATGGGCATGGTCGAATCGATCGCCCGCGGCCTGCGGCTGCTCAACGAGACCGAGACAACCCGCATCAGGGCGGGTTTTTCGGCAGTGCGTCCGATGCTGGCAGACAAGGGTGTGCCTCTCGCCGGCGACGGCGAGGACTACATGATCGTCTCGGCGGTCAAGCTCAACGCGCTGTCTGACGTCAGTCAGATGTGGATGTCGATCGTCGTGATTGCGCTCTCCGGACTGGGCATGGCCTACAGCCTGTGGCGCATCCGGCCGGCTGTGCGCGCCCGCAACACGGTTGAACGCGCGATCCTCGTCGCGCTGATTTCCGCCTCCGCGATCGCCATCCTGACCACCATCGGCATCGTGCTGTCGATGCTGTCGGAAACCATTCAGTTCTTCTCCTCGGTGCCGCCGATGGAGTTCTTCTTCGGAACCGTATGGGATCCCCGCTTCGCCGCAACCGTTGGCACCACCTCGACGGACGGCCAGTTCGGTCTGATCCCCTTGCTCGCCGGCACGATTTACATCGCCGTGGTCGCCATGTTGTTCGCGGTGCCCATCGGGCTTTTCGCCGCCACCTACATGGCCGAATACGCAGGCTCGAAGTTCCGCGCGACGGCCAAGCCTCTGATCGAGGTGCTGGCCGGCATCCCCACCATCGTCTATGGCTTCTTCGCCCTGGTGACGGTCGGGCCGCTGCTGCGCGATCTCAGCGCCGAGCTCAACGGTCTGGTGACGGGCAACGTCTCAAGCTTCATTCAGGCGCAGAGCGTGCTGACGGCGGGTGTCGTCATGGGCATCATGCTGATCCCCTTCGTCTCGTCGCTGTCGGATGACATCATCACCGCGGTCCCGCGCTCCATGCGGGACGGATCTCTGGGGCTGGGAGCCACGCGCTCGGAGACCATGCGCCGGGTGATCCTGCCGGCGGCACTGCCCGGCATCGTCGGCGCGCTGCTGCTCACCGCGTCGCGCGCCGTCGGCGAGACCATGATCGTGGTGCTGGCCGCCGGGGTGGCGGCCCGCCTGTCGATCAATCCCTTCGAGCCGATGACGACCGTGACCGTCAAGATCGTCAACCAGTTGACCGGCGATCTGGAATTCGACACACCCCAGACGCTGGTCGCCTTCGCTCTGGGCCTGACGCTCTTCGTCATGACGCTGGGGCTGAACATCTATGCGCTGTACATCGTGCGCAAATACCGGGAGCAGTACGAATGA